The Myxococcota bacterium genome has a window encoding:
- the xth gene encoding exodeoxyribonuclease III, giving the protein MRLVTWNVNSIRQRHDRLLALLARHSPDVVCLQETKVVDADFPALALRAAGYESVTAGQKGYNGVAILARTAVRDVRAGLRDGGDDSQARLLAATVDGVRVITAYVPNGQKVGSEKYAFKLEWYERLRKYLERECDPSAPLVLAGDFNVAPADLDVHDPALWVGQIMCSELERAALARLREWGLIDSFREKYPKLQAFTWWDYRLLGFPKNRGLRIDHLLLTPALYARLADVAIDREERKGKGASDHAPVLATFA; this is encoded by the coding sequence ATGCGATTGGTTACTTGGAACGTGAACTCGATCCGCCAGCGGCACGACCGGCTGCTGGCGCTGCTGGCGCGCCACTCACCCGACGTGGTCTGCCTGCAGGAGACCAAGGTCGTGGACGCGGATTTCCCGGCCCTGGCGCTGCGTGCCGCGGGCTACGAGTCGGTGACGGCCGGCCAGAAGGGCTACAACGGCGTGGCGATCCTGGCGCGCACGGCCGTCCGCGACGTGCGCGCGGGTCTGCGCGACGGCGGCGACGACAGCCAGGCCCGGCTCCTGGCCGCGACGGTCGACGGTGTGCGCGTCATCACCGCCTACGTGCCGAACGGGCAGAAGGTCGGCTCCGAGAAGTACGCGTTCAAGCTCGAGTGGTACGAGCGGCTGCGGAAGTATCTGGAGCGCGAGTGCGACCCGAGCGCGCCGCTCGTGCTGGCCGGTGACTTCAACGTCGCGCCCGCCGACCTCGACGTGCACGACCCGGCGCTCTGGGTCGGCCAGATCATGTGCAGCGAGCTCGAGCGCGCCGCACTCGCCCGGCTCCGTGAGTGGGGCCTGATCGACTCGTTCCGCGAGAAGTACCCGAAGCTCCAGGCGTTCACCTGGTGGGACTACCGGCTGCTCGGGTTCCCGAAGAACCGCGGCCTGCGCATCGACCACCTGCTCCTGACCCCCGCGCTGTACGCGCGGCTGGCCGACGTGGCGATCGACCGCGAGGAGCGCAAGGGCAAGGGCGCATCGGACCACGCGCCGGTGCTGGCGACGTTCGCGTGA
- a CDS encoding adenylate/guanylate cyclase domain-containing protein encodes MRCSQCSAELLAGRKFCVQCGAPAQVSCAHCGAPVEAGWRFCPDCGREVAPAAGAEPQVTLISMTPPPAPASPAREAPRPVLSRVLPETASERVRAAAAGAVAGERKRATVFFCDLVGSTAIAERLDPEEYRELLDQYLELVLGEIYRFEGIVNQLAGDGMMALFGAPIAHEDAPERAVLAGLAIQRELLTLSERLLAEGGVALRARIGIHTGVVVAGTVGNELKMDYTATGDTTNLAARLQSLATPGTILVSDATHALLRGRFKTRAVGPFEVKGKSEPIAAHEVEGMAEKSQSFAMTERGELTPLVGRDAELGQVISCFERLDGGLAQIVSVVGDAGMGKSRLVHELRKRLKGRDVELLEARCSSLTRSVPYSPWLQMFRRWFEIDPADDAATKIRKIATGFTDESGALDPGYAYVCWMLGLTPEGERPSDDAVRVGSFEAVGRLIGRKAERVPVVILIEDLHWIDDASREMLELSLSQAHIKRVMFLVTHRNDFRASWQSHAAITQLRLRPLTDGEAALIVSARAGGAVPPEVERRILRKADGNPFYLEELTRALVEDGTLALRDGTVRATRSADEIRIPDTIGELLGARIDRLTPAAKRVAQVAAVLGRQFARTHVERLLEGEPIDVLAELYELEKRGILHRNGSMELGELRFGESLTQEVAYEGLLMRERRQLHDRAAGLFAAEGGSVPPGGDVRRLRALAAHHWARGDDRSRGIQALLDAAKEALAVPSYGDAIRLFREAWQLAEITLGERRESSGDAKRLALRAAVGISVAAVIYGDSGSERDETATQRGIGLAEELGDDESLAQLLVNHGIVVLNSGRERFAEGLELAERGVAIARRAGLLAQLPKISRGLVWGYLLDARFQEARDQVESVLQSLIEAGHEERNSEIYLGTRYFRNRVILESDGIDEAEADALDVFARAQQANNRTMYCAAASVLSSIGVMRGDSAKAEYWAGLALPVAEQIQNLAAVRGSAASLLLARADRGDHNASQAELDRLERGLFAAGDLGINSENIVEALVEVGELRRARRIAQTRVELSGGRLREARATLMTGLVALAGGPDDHADAERAFTETLARGIEIGARSLEGRAHLGLAELAHERGDVSAMESHARRALAILRPMGFGRYAMRAARLLLERLEGAPPNA; translated from the coding sequence ATGCGGTGCTCGCAATGCAGTGCAGAGCTCCTGGCAGGCAGGAAGTTCTGCGTCCAGTGCGGAGCGCCCGCGCAGGTCTCGTGCGCGCATTGCGGCGCGCCGGTCGAGGCGGGCTGGCGCTTCTGCCCCGACTGCGGCCGCGAGGTGGCGCCGGCCGCCGGCGCGGAGCCGCAAGTGACCCTGATCTCCATGACCCCGCCGCCGGCCCCGGCGTCGCCTGCGCGCGAGGCGCCGCGGCCGGTCCTGTCGCGCGTGCTGCCCGAGACCGCGAGCGAGCGCGTGCGCGCCGCCGCGGCCGGCGCGGTCGCCGGTGAGCGCAAGCGGGCGACGGTGTTCTTCTGCGACCTGGTCGGCTCGACCGCGATCGCCGAACGGCTCGACCCCGAGGAGTACCGCGAGCTGCTCGACCAGTATCTCGAGCTCGTGCTGGGCGAGATCTACCGCTTCGAGGGCATCGTCAACCAGCTCGCGGGCGACGGCATGATGGCGCTGTTCGGCGCGCCGATCGCGCACGAGGACGCGCCCGAGCGCGCGGTGCTGGCCGGGCTCGCGATCCAGCGCGAGCTGCTCACGCTGTCGGAACGGCTGCTCGCCGAGGGCGGCGTCGCCCTGCGCGCGCGCATCGGCATCCACACCGGCGTCGTGGTCGCCGGCACGGTCGGCAACGAGCTCAAGATGGACTACACCGCGACGGGAGACACGACCAACCTCGCCGCGCGCCTCCAGTCACTCGCCACGCCCGGCACGATCCTGGTCTCCGACGCGACTCACGCGCTGCTGCGCGGCCGCTTCAAGACGCGCGCGGTCGGACCGTTCGAGGTGAAGGGCAAGAGCGAGCCGATCGCCGCCCACGAAGTCGAGGGCATGGCCGAGAAGTCGCAGAGCTTCGCCATGACCGAGCGCGGTGAGCTCACGCCGCTGGTCGGCCGCGACGCCGAGCTGGGCCAGGTGATCTCCTGCTTCGAGCGGCTGGACGGGGGCCTGGCGCAGATCGTGTCGGTCGTGGGCGACGCCGGCATGGGCAAGTCGCGCCTGGTGCACGAGCTCCGCAAGCGGCTCAAGGGCCGCGACGTGGAGCTGCTCGAGGCGCGCTGCTCGTCCCTGACGCGCTCGGTGCCGTACTCGCCCTGGCTGCAGATGTTCCGGCGCTGGTTCGAGATCGACCCGGCCGACGACGCGGCCACCAAGATCCGGAAGATCGCGACCGGCTTCACCGACGAATCCGGCGCACTCGATCCCGGCTACGCCTACGTGTGCTGGATGCTGGGACTCACTCCCGAGGGCGAGCGGCCCAGCGACGACGCGGTGCGCGTGGGCAGCTTCGAGGCCGTGGGCCGGCTGATCGGGCGCAAGGCCGAGCGCGTGCCGGTGGTGATCCTGATCGAGGACCTGCACTGGATCGACGACGCCTCGCGCGAGATGCTCGAGCTGTCGCTCTCGCAGGCGCACATCAAGCGGGTGATGTTCCTGGTGACTCACCGGAACGACTTCCGCGCCAGCTGGCAGTCACATGCGGCGATCACGCAGCTCCGGCTGCGGCCGCTCACCGACGGCGAGGCGGCGCTGATCGTGTCCGCGCGCGCGGGCGGCGCGGTCCCGCCCGAGGTCGAGCGGCGCATCCTGCGCAAGGCCGACGGCAACCCGTTCTATCTCGAGGAGCTGACCCGGGCGCTGGTCGAGGACGGCACGCTCGCGCTGCGCGACGGCACCGTGCGCGCCACGCGCAGCGCCGACGAGATCCGCATTCCCGACACGATCGGCGAGCTCCTGGGAGCGCGCATCGACCGGCTGACCCCGGCCGCCAAGCGCGTGGCGCAGGTGGCCGCGGTGCTCGGCCGCCAGTTCGCGCGCACGCACGTCGAGCGGCTGCTCGAGGGCGAGCCGATCGACGTGCTGGCCGAGCTCTACGAGCTCGAGAAGCGCGGCATCCTGCACCGCAACGGCTCGATGGAGCTCGGCGAGCTGCGCTTCGGCGAGAGTCTCACCCAGGAAGTCGCGTACGAGGGGCTGCTCATGCGCGAGCGCCGGCAGCTCCACGACCGCGCCGCGGGGCTGTTCGCGGCCGAGGGTGGCTCGGTGCCCCCGGGCGGCGACGTGCGGCGCCTGCGCGCCCTGGCCGCGCACCACTGGGCGCGCGGCGACGACCGCTCGCGCGGCATCCAGGCGCTGCTCGACGCGGCGAAGGAGGCCCTCGCCGTGCCGTCGTACGGCGACGCCATCCGGCTGTTCCGCGAAGCCTGGCAGCTCGCCGAGATCACGCTCGGCGAGCGGCGCGAGAGCAGCGGCGACGCCAAGCGACTCGCCCTGCGCGCCGCCGTCGGCATCAGCGTCGCGGCGGTGATCTACGGCGACTCCGGCTCCGAGCGCGACGAGACGGCGACCCAGCGCGGCATCGGCCTGGCCGAGGAGCTCGGCGACGACGAGTCACTCGCCCAGCTGCTCGTGAACCACGGCATCGTGGTGCTGAACAGCGGGCGGGAGCGCTTTGCCGAGGGGCTCGAGCTGGCCGAGCGCGGCGTCGCGATCGCGCGCCGGGCCGGGCTCCTGGCGCAGCTGCCCAAGATCTCGCGCGGCCTGGTCTGGGGCTACCTGCTCGACGCGCGCTTCCAGGAGGCGCGCGACCAGGTGGAGTCCGTGCTGCAGTCACTGATCGAGGCCGGCCACGAGGAGCGCAACAGCGAGATCTATCTCGGCACGCGCTACTTCCGCAACCGCGTGATCCTCGAGTCCGACGGCATCGACGAGGCCGAGGCCGACGCGCTCGACGTCTTTGCGCGCGCGCAGCAGGCCAACAACCGCACCATGTACTGCGCGGCGGCGTCGGTGCTGTCGTCGATCGGGGTCATGCGCGGTGACTCGGCCAAGGCCGAGTACTGGGCCGGGCTCGCACTGCCCGTCGCCGAGCAGATCCAGAACCTGGCCGCGGTGCGCGGCTCCGCCGCGTCGCTCCTGCTCGCGCGCGCCGACCGCGGCGACCACAACGCCAGCCAGGCCGAGCTCGATCGGCTCGAGCGCGGCCTGTTCGCGGCGGGGGACCTCGGCATCAACTCCGAGAACATCGTCGAGGCCCTGGTCGAGGTGGGCGAGCTGCGGCGCGCGCGGCGCATTGCCCAGACCCGCGTGGAACTCTCGGGCGGGCGGCTGCGCGAGGCCCGGGCGACGCTCATGACGGGCCTGGTGGCCCTGGCCGGCGGCCCGGACGATCACGCCGACGCCGAGCGCGCCTTCACCGAGACGCTCGCGCGCGGCATCGAGATCGGCGCGCGCTCGCTCGAGGGGCGCGCGCACCTGGGGCTGGCCGAGCTCGCGCACGAACGCGGCGACGTGTCCGCCATGGAGAGCCACGCCCGCCGCGCGCTCGCCATCCTGCGCCCGATGGGCTTCGGCCGCTACGCCATGCGCGCCGCGCGGCTCCTGCTGGAGCGGCTCGAAGGCGCGCCACCGAACGCCTGA
- a CDS encoding EAL domain-containing protein, with protein MAGVTDVLPEVTTAFSRQGALGVLYVDCSALDEVERRYGEEAQLRSLAALADVVGGACLEVLGRRAPQARGELGRSEFVCFVPCEAGDVDFHAKVLPALERTARERLARNAQRIAYPYLRRLPPLPIGCAYTLRNPLLAALTQVREALDRARADAELNARIAQRGRRRDFLDLLLQGKLHSVYEPVVDAKSLTVYGYEALVRGVEGTELASPAELFPVAAAENLLFELDCQCRRAAVEGAAGFPQGAKLFMNIRPTAIHDPNFQPDALTRTLDRCGLAPNDVVFEISEQESIDNYAIFREARDDYGKLGFQFALDDTGAGYASLEAVLELTPEFIKVDRAFVHGIDQDSARQNMLRAFQTIASDMNARIIGEGLDTLEELRMLGELGIQFGQGWLFGKPAPLRAGD; from the coding sequence GTGGCGGGTGTGACGGACGTGCTCCCGGAAGTCACGACGGCGTTCTCGCGCCAGGGCGCGCTCGGCGTGCTGTACGTGGACTGCAGCGCGCTCGACGAGGTCGAGCGGCGCTACGGCGAGGAGGCGCAGCTGCGCTCGCTCGCCGCGCTCGCCGACGTCGTGGGCGGCGCGTGTCTCGAAGTCCTGGGCCGGCGCGCGCCGCAGGCGCGCGGCGAGCTGGGCCGCAGCGAGTTCGTGTGCTTCGTGCCGTGCGAGGCGGGCGACGTGGACTTCCACGCCAAGGTGCTGCCCGCGCTCGAGCGCACCGCGCGCGAGCGGCTCGCGCGCAACGCGCAGCGCATCGCGTATCCCTACCTGCGCCGTCTGCCGCCGTTGCCGATCGGCTGCGCCTACACGCTGCGCAATCCGCTGCTCGCGGCGCTCACCCAGGTGCGCGAGGCGCTGGACCGCGCGCGCGCCGACGCCGAGCTCAACGCGCGCATCGCCCAGCGCGGCCGCCGGCGCGACTTCCTGGACCTGCTCTTGCAGGGCAAGCTGCACTCGGTCTACGAGCCGGTGGTCGACGCCAAGTCACTGACCGTGTACGGCTACGAGGCGCTGGTGCGCGGCGTCGAGGGCACCGAGCTGGCGTCGCCGGCCGAGCTGTTTCCCGTGGCGGCGGCCGAGAACCTGCTGTTCGAGCTCGACTGCCAGTGCCGGCGCGCCGCGGTCGAGGGCGCGGCCGGCTTCCCGCAGGGCGCGAAGCTGTTCATGAACATCCGCCCCACGGCGATCCACGACCCGAACTTCCAGCCCGACGCGCTGACCCGCACGCTCGACCGCTGCGGACTCGCTCCCAACGACGTGGTGTTCGAGATCTCGGAGCAGGAGTCGATCGACAACTACGCCATCTTCCGCGAGGCGCGCGACGACTACGGCAAGCTCGGCTTCCAGTTCGCGCTCGACGACACCGGCGCGGGCTACGCGAGCCTCGAGGCGGTGCTCGAGCTGACTCCCGAGTTCATCAAGGTCGACCGCGCCTTCGTGCACGGCATCGACCAGGACTCCGCGCGCCAGAACATGCTGCGCGCCTTCCAGACCATTGCCAGCGACATGAACGCGCGCATCATCGGCGAGGGTCTCGACACACTCGAGGAGCTGCGCATGCTGGGCGAGCTCGGCATCCAGTTCGGGCAGGGCTGGCTGTTCGGCAAGCCCGCGCCGCTACGGGCTGGCGACTAG